In bacterium, the DNA window ATTGCCAAAAGCCCGGAAGATACTTTCTCCAGTGAGTCGCAGTATAAGATAGGAGAGAGCTATGAAAAGATGGGCAATAATGACCTTGCGCAGGAGGCTTTTCAGAAGATACTCCAGAAGTATCCCCAGTCAATAGCTGCAGCCAGAATCCACCTGAGAGACGGAATTTTGCTTGAAGAAAAGAAGGATTATAAAAAGGCAATAGAAAAATACAGATTAGCTACAAATTTAGCCCGCAACGAAGTAGGAGCGGAAGCGCAGAAGAGAATAGGTGACTGTTACTATTTCCGGAAAGATTACCACAATGCTATGGTTGAATATTTGAAGGTAGTATATCTCTATGACAAATACACGTACTTTGCTGCCCCTGCGCAATATATGGCTGGAGAATCTAACGGTAAAGAAAGGTTCTGGGAGGAAGCGAGGAAAGCTTATAAGAAGGTCATAGAGAATTATCCGGAAACCGAGTGGGCGAAGAAAGCACAAACAGAACTGGAGAGGATAGCCGATAAATAGTATGCCGATAAGAAAAATTATCTTTTTCATAGGAATCTTGATTTTTCTCTTTTTATGCAAACCCAATGCAGGGGCGGAAGCAGAGAAGCCAACTGAGGAGAAGCCTGCCTTCGAGCTACCGGAAGTGGTAATTATCGGAGAAGACCAGTCCAGAGTAATCATAGGTGGTGAAAGGCAGCCACTCATTGATCAGCCTTTTCTGAAAAAGGTGGAAGTTGGTCTGGAGCCAATGGCAAAAATCTCTCCTCTATCCTTTCCTCCGAGGAAGGAAAACATTATTGATTTCAGTTTTGCTTACGGGAGTTTCGACGCTTTAAAGGCTAACCTCAGTTACGGTAGACAGATTGGGGACAAAACTTACTATCTCCTTGGTATAGGAAAATACAAGACAGACGGAGAATTTCCTGGCAGGCGGTATAACCAGGATAGCGCGTTTTTAGAATTGGGATTCAAGCCTGTTGAAAAGCTCGATTTGAAAATTGCAACTTCTGGTCTCCTGAAAGATTATCGCTTGTCCAATTCTGCCATTACTCAAAATCTAGACCTATTCAACGTGGAATTAGGAATGGAGGGGAGAATAAGAGAAGGGAGCAATCTGGGATGTCAGTTCTTTGGTCAAATAGCAAACTTAAAGAATAACGATAAAGCCAAAAGTGAAATAGGGGGAGCCAGATTACAGGCGAGGATTGGTCTGACGGAAAGGAACTTACTGAACCTGGAAGCGCAACTTTATCAGGAGAGTCTTAGATTAGGTGGTGATAGGAGGCGTTACTCAATCAGTTACATTTCTCTGAGTGACGAATTTCTTCTCTTTGAAAGACTATGGGTTAACCTGGGACTGGAATACAAAGAGAAGAGTAAGCCCCTTACCTCATATCTTTATCCCACAGGCAGACTCTCTTACGAGCTGGTTCCCAATTTTAACCTCTGGGTAAAATATAAGCCAGAAATGGCAGTTCCCCTCTTCGATGAACTCTATATAGACAATGACTATACAGAGGTTAATTTAGACCTTCTTCCTCAGAAAAGAAAATTTTCTCTGGAGGAAGGTATGGAGTATAAACTCAGAGAGAACCTCTCTGGCAACATCTCCTTCTTTCAGAGGAGATTTAGAAATTTCATTGCTCTTTCCGACAATGGCATGATAGGAAGTTGGCAAAATATCTCCAACGTATATTCAGAAGGCGTGGAAGCATCCCTTGTTTACACCCCAACGGATAATTTTACTCAGACCTTGAGATATGTATATGAGAGAATAGAGGATGAAGACCAACCCGATGAGAAAGTGCCGTATAGACCCTTTCATTCTCTCAAAATTTCGTCACTCTATTCCTATAAGCCGTTAAGTGTAGTTCTATCAATCCTAATGCAAAGCGAAAGATATTACAATCGCTATCAATCTTTGCCCTTCTACTGGACGCTGGAAACAGAAATCTCCTATCGCGTAGCAAAGCAGCTTCTTATTTTTGTTCAAGGAGAGAATTTACTGCAGGAGAAGTATGCTGAGAGGTTCGGTTATCCGCTTGACCATAGTAAATTTTTTGGAGGGTTGAAACTAAAATTCTAACCGGAAGTAAAAGGAGTAGCGAAACTTGTTTCGCGATTAGTTGACGCAGAGCCAGCTCTGCTACTCCTATTCCAAAAGGAGGCTAAAATGCTGAACTATTTTTTACGCGGGGGAATAATGATGTATCCTCTTTTTATTGCTTCGGTTTTGGCTCTGGCGATAATCATCAACAAGTTGCAAGTTCTTTCGCGAGCGAAAACTGGCGAGAGGGAGCTAATGGGTAGAATTAAGGGACTGGTTGATCAAAAGAGGGTTGAACAAGCAGTAGCTGTCTGTAACAATTCCAAGGGGCCAGTTGCTTCCATATTGAAGGCAGGCTTGTCCCAGTATGACAAGGGGCAGAAAACAATGGAAGTTGCATTTGAAACGCAGGCTTCAGAAGAAGTTCCTCGCCTGGAAAACTATCTGCCTGCTCTGGCCACCATTGCCGCAGTATCCACTTTGATGGGGTTTACTGGCACAGTCTTAGGAATGATTCGCGCTTTCGATTCCATTGCTGCTGCCAGCGCCACTTCTCCGGCGATTGTAGCTTCAGGCATTTCCGAAGCGCTGATTACCACTGCCACCGGGTTACTCATTGCTATTCCCACACTTCTTTTCTATCGATATTTTGTCCATCGCGTGGATAGATTTGTTTCTGAGGTTGAGAGATACTGCAGAGAAGTGATTAGAATTTTAATTCCTGGTTAGGTTGGTGCTCTTTTGGGCGCCGGAGTCTGGAATTCCCGATTTCATCGGGAGAGGAAGAATAACCCCCGATTTCATCGGGGGGACTCCAGGGTGACCCTGATGTATCGGGGGCACTGTAAACAGTGCCCCCGACCAGATAAGGAGGCAAAGAAAATGCAATTCAGAAGACCAAGAACTCTCAGCACGCATCTCGATATCGCGCCAATGGCCGACGTCGTATTTCTACTCCTAATTTTCTTTATGTTATCTACTTCTTTTGTTGTTCAGCCAGGCATCCAGGTTAGATTACCCAAGGCAGTTACTTCCGAAATTCAGTTGAAGAAAGACCTCGTCTTAACGATTACTGCCGAGAACATACTCTTTTTGAACGAAGAACCGGTTACCCTGGATGGGCTGGGAGAAGCATTGCAGGCTGCTTTTGCCCAGAGGAAAGACAGATTGTTGATTATTAAAGCCGACCAGGAAGTTAAACATGGCCTGGTGGTGCATGCAATGGATATTGCAAAACTGAACGGAGCTGATAGATTAGCGATTGCCACAGAACCAAAGTTGCTGTGAGTTTCGGGAGAAAAGAATGTTTGCAGATCGCAATTTCCGGCTTTCACTAGTTATTTCTTTCATATTGCATTTGTTAATGCTGATATATATTCCCATAACCCAGCGCCATAGACCTCCGGTTAGATTTGTGGAGGTCTCTTTAGTTTCATTTCCGGCGATAAGACCCACTGAACCCGGTTACCCAAAGGCTTTGGCTCTTGCTCGACCGAGGACTGATATCCGTCCTGCTCCGGGAGTAGATGTGTGGACGCCAGGAGAGGGAGAGCCACTGGCAATTCTGGGCCCGGAAACGAAGATTACCCTATCAGAAGTCCCCGCGCCTGAGCCCGAATTGGGAGAGAAAATATCGATGCTGCCGGGTGAAGGCAGGTTCACCATGGAAGGAGTTAAAATTACGCCCGGAGTTCACGATAGAGGCGGCATTTTTGTGGGAAAGGGTGAGGCCCAAGAGTTTGCCATAACCGGTCCAGTCTCTCGTAGAGGAATTGTCCGGCGCGTTTATCCACAATATCCAAAGTGGGCAGAAGAGGCAGGGGTGAGTGGAGAAGTCCGCTTAAAGTTCTGGGTCCTGCCTGACGGATTAGTCAATAGAGTAGAGGTAACCCAGACTACGGGATATCCTGACCTGGACCAGATTGCCAGCCAGGCGATGAAGAAATGGCTCTTCGAGCCACTTTCTCCCAAGGAGAAGAAGATAGTCCAGTGGGGAACAATCACCCTCAAATTCAAACTGGAATAACGAAAATCAGACCCGGTGACTTAAGATGTATCTATTAGGGTTAATTGGGAGTTGCAAAGGAATGGGACTCTTAGCTAATGCCGAAGGGGGGACTTGAACCCCCAAGGGCTCTCGCCCACACGGCCCTGAACCGTGCGTGTTTGCCAATTTCACCACTTCGGCATAATTTCAGAATAATTTTAATTTAGCATGGAGAAAAAGTCAAGCCCAAACTTATGTTCGGGCTTTTTTATTTGCAAAAAGGAATCTATTTTGGTATAATTTAAAAAATGAAAAAAATCATAAGTACAAACAAAAAGGCTTTACACGAATATGAAATTTTAGAGACCTATGAGTCGGGAATTGTTTTAGTTGGCTCGGAAGTAAAGTCTTTGCGGGAAGGAAAAGCGGCTTTGAAGGGTGGTTTTGGTCTCATAGAAGGAGAAGAGGCATTCCTTTATAATGTACATATAAGCCCATATGAAAAATCCTCGACAAAGGATTACGACCCGAAGCGAAAGAGGAAGTTGCTTTTGCATAAGCATGAGATAAAAAGATTGATGGGCAGAGTTCAACAAAGAGGCTTGACTTTGGTCCCTTTAGAGATGTATTTTAAAAGGGGAAATGCGAAGGTTTCTCTTGGCCTTGCCAGGGGGAAAAAGACATATGATAAGAGAGAAGCATTAAAGAGGCGTGAAGCCGAGAGAGAAGTAAGAAGGTCGATGAAAGATAGATATAAATAAAGGGGGCGATCAGGTTTCGACAGGGATAGAGGAGGCAAGGACGGCAGGTCGAGGTTTGTCGAAGGCTCGTTAATCAATCGACAACAAAACTAAGTGCTGACACTACTAAGTTAGCATTAGCCGCGTAAGCGGACACGCTCACCTCTTTTTGCCCATTGGATGGGGATGAGTGTCAGAGAGATGGGATAGTTCCGGCTTTTGCCTTGGAAGTCGGGATGAGATTTAAAGGCTGCTCCGTCTCGAATCCTGTCTTTGGGTAATAAGGCGGGGGAGATTCCAAACAAAGACTAAACCTGTAGATGTCCTGCTGAAATATTTCTGGACGCGGGTTCGATCAAAGGGTCGACTCCCGAAGTAATTCGGGATGCAAAACCTGGCTTACATCAGGGAAACCCTAATCCTGATAATACAGGAAAGGGTAATCCTGAGGGGCGAAAGCCCTGCAGAGACTGCAATGATAGGAGGTGATATCGTTGGGCGAAATTGAACCAGCGATAAATCTATGCCTTCTATAATACGTCAGGCTCCCCGATTGGGGATGAAGAGATAGTCCATACCACTTAGAAATAAGTGGGGTATATGTCCCGCCGCCTCCACCAAAATCATAGGCAGAGATATGAACAGGAAATCAAAAATACTCATAATTGATGATGACCCCGATGCTCTAGAGACAATGACAGCAGTACTGGAAACTCGCGATTACCAGGTATTGACGGCCCTTTCGGGATTGGAAGGGATTAGTAAGGCAAGCAAGGAGAAGCCCGACCTCATTATGATGGACGTATTGATGCCTGAAGTTGATGGATTTGCTACCTGCAAGATGATTAAAGAAAATGAAGAAATTAAAAATATTCCTGTAATTCTTCTCACAGGTACAGGAATGGTTGGCGATATGGAAAAGGGCTTTGCAGCCGGGGCTAGTGACTTTATGATTAAGCCAATCGATTGGGATGCACTTTTCTTAAAGATTAAAAAATTAATCCCATAATAAAACAATCAGGTAGATTGCTCTTTCAAGTGATGAAAAGAGAAAAATTGGAGTCCTCCCGAAAGGGAGGAATGACTCCCGATTTCATCGGAGAGAGGAATAACCTTGCTTTCGCAAGGACTCCAGCCAAACATGTTGGTTGCCCTTTCGGAATGACGAGAATCTAGACTGAAATTTGACTATAGAGAAAAGTAGTGAGGTGTAGTTGAAAAAATTATTTCTATGCGGGTTAATATTGATTTTCTGTTTCTCCCTTGCCTCAGCACAGGAGCAGCTGGCTAAGATTGAAGTGGTTACTGCCGAGAAGACTTATAGCGATATCGACTTACTTTTGATTGCGGGAATGGGTTATCTGAAAATCAATGATGTGGCCGAGGTATTTGATGGGAAAGTCGATTTTGACCCGGTTAAGAATAAGGCAAGTTTAGAATTGAGTCAGGGGAAGGTAGAATTTTTTGTTGATAGCACTGAAGTAATTATCGACAATATTAAACGCAAGATGAAAAAGGAAACCAAAATTATTGAAGGAAGAGTATGGATTCCCCTGGAAGTTGTGGTTACTAAGGCATTTGGCGAGGTACTTGGTGGACAGGTATCCTGGGATTATGCGGGCAAAACTTTGTCTACTGTGGAGAAGATGCCTGGTGCTCCTCTAAAAGAAGAAGAGGAAGAGGTTCCTCCTCCAGAACCCGAAATAACTGCACCTGTCTCGCCCGTGGAAGGAGTGAAGAAGCAAAGAGTTAGAACTATCGTGATTGACCCGGGACATGGAGGCAAAGACCCGGGGGCAATCGGCCCTCGGGGTACCAAGGAGAAGGACGTGGTGCTGAGAATAGCCCATAAGTTAGCTAAAGAGTTACATAAGAATCTGAAAACAAGAGTTATCTTAACCAGGTACCACGACGTTTTTCTGCCCCTTGCCGACAGAACTGCCATAGCTAACCAGCAGAAGGCTGACCTGTTTATCAGCATTCACTGCAATGCTTCCCTGAAGTCGCGTACTAAAGGTTTTGAGGTCTACTTCCTGTCTGATGAAGTATCTGATGAAGAGGCACAAGCAGTAGCCAATATGGAGAATGCAGTAATGGCTTTAGAAGAGAGAACAGAAGAGAGAAATGAGTTATCTTCCATCCTGTGGTCATTAACTATGAATGAATTTATGAATGAGTCAAGTGAGCTTTGTTCGCTCATCTGTTCCGAAGTCGACAGAAAATTAAGAGATGTGGAGAACAGAGGGGTTAAACAGGCCGGTTTCACGGTTTTGCGGGGAGCTAAGATGCCGGCTATTCTTGTGGAAGCAGCGTTTATTTCCAATCGCTCGGGAGAAAGAAGGCTGAAAAGCAGCAAATTTCAGAAAAGTGTAGTGGAATCCATCTGTACGGGGGTAAAAGAATACAAGGAATGGGTGGAGAGGTGGTAAACATAGGAGGGGAAATGGTAGAAAAGCCAGTCGGGGTATTTGACTCAGGCGTTGGCGGATTGACTGTTGTTAGCCAGTTATTCAGGATTCTTCCCCAAGAGGATATTATCTACTTTGGCGATACAGCACATCTCCCTTACGGTTCCAAGTCTAAAGAGGCAGTCACTCACTACTCTTTAGATATTGCAAATTTTCTAAAAACACAAAAAGTAAAGATTATCATAGTGGCTTGTAATACCGCCTCATCTTTCGCCCTTTCTTCGTTGAAAGAAAATATAGAGACTCCCGTCATTGGTGTAATAGAACCCGGTGCTCGGGCTGCAATAGATGCTACCAGAAATTTCAAGATAGGGATTATCGGGACAGAAGGAACAATAAAAAGTAGAGCATTTGAGGAAGCTCTCAAGAAGATAGACAAAAATGTAAAAGTATTTTCTCAAGCCTGCCCGTTATTTGTTCCTCTTGTTGAGGAAGGTTGGCTTGACAAACCTGAGACTTCGCAGATTGCCGAAAAATATCTATCTCCTCTAAAAGATAAGGACATAGATACTCTCATTTTGGGATGCACTCATTATCCGCTTTTAAAGGAGCTCCTGTCGAGAATAATGGGACAGGAAATTTCTCTTATAGATACTGCTGAAGCTACAGCTAAGGCTGTAAAAAGAATGCTCGAGGAGAAAAAATTGTTGAGAAAGGGAAATCGTAAAGCAGTATATAAATTTTTTGTCAGCGATGACCCGGAGAAGTTTCTGCAGCTTGGCAGGAGGTTTCTGGGAAAGAGTATGGATAAGGCGGAAAGAGTTAATCTGGCGGAGATGGGGTAAACGATGTACGAAGTTATGGTGGAGGGAAGTTTTTCCGCGGCGCATAATTTACGGGGCTACAGGAAAAAATGCGAGAAATTGCATGGTCACAATTGGAAAGTAGAAGTTGGAATTCGTGGAGAAAAGTTGGATAAAACTGGTATGTTGATAGATTTCAGAGAGGTGAAAGATTATCTGGAAAGGATTATGGGAAAACTAGACCATAAATATTTAAATGAAATTTCGCATTTTAAAGTGACTAATCCGACTTCTGAAAACATCGCCAGGTTTATTTACAATGAGTTAAAATCCCGGTTGAAAGGTTCTCTCTATATGGTGAGCAAAGTGACTGTGTGGGAGAGCGACACCACTTCTGCAACTTATTTTCAGGACAAGAAAAATGTTGAATAGATTGAGCATCAGAACGCACTCGCGATCGGAATTAATGGATATAACGCCTCTGGTAAGGGATATAGTGCATAAGAGCAAGATTGAGAATGGTCTCTGCTATGTTTTCGTTCCCCATACTACTGCCGGGATTACCATCAATGAGAATGCAGATCCCAGTGTCAGGCAGGATATTCTGATGGGGCTGGATAAGCTGGTTCCCTGGCAGGGTGATTATACTCATCTGGAAGGGAATGCTGCTGCCCACATTAAGGCCAGTTTGGTAGGCTCCTCGGAGACAATCCCTATAGAGAAGGGAGACCTCGTCCTGGGCACATGGCAGGGAGTCTTCTTTGCCGAATTTGACGGCCCCAGGCGCAGAGAAGTCTGGATAAAAATAAAAAAGGGGTCAGAGTGATTTTTTGAGCTTTCCTTTCGGTCGCAGTACAGAAAAAAAGGGGACAGTCCCCTTTTTAGAGGTAGGCGCGGTAGTCCATTTCAGGAAAGATGTTGTCTCTGTATTCGAGGTCGTTAAGGAAGTTTTCGTCGATTCTGTTATTTTTTATCTCTTCATACAATCTGTTGAACTGGTGGATATGGTTGCGCGTTCTCTTTTCAGCATATTCGACCATTCTGCCAGTGGTCATAATGAATGCCCAATCTGAAGCCTGAGCCAGAAGCAATTCTCTGGCAGCCTGATTCAACGCTCGCTTTTTCACTCCCCTTGCCTCTGGGTTCTCGTCGGTTATTTCTACCATTCTCTCAGTAACCTTGTGCAGGTGTCGGTAAATCCAGTCATTGTTTCTGTTCAGCCAGACCTCATTATATCCTTTATCTCCCCAGCTGGACATAGAAGGTGTTATTACCTGATTTTTTGGATTCTCATTTAAATACTCTGAGGGAGTGACCGGTCTAAGTGTAGTTTGGTCATAATGTATTTTTCGGAAGAGGAAATTGAGGAAATCGGGACCTTCGTACCACCAGTGGCCAAAAAGTTCAGCATCGTAAGGAGCCACGATAATCGGTTTACGGCCCATAAAATCGTATAAATACTCCACCTGCTTTTCTCTATTAAAGATAAAATTTCCCGCATGCTCAGCCGCAGCCTCCAGAGCTTCTTGGGGATGGTAGGGTTCTTTCTTATCCAGGGCTACTTTACCTGTGATTTTATGATACTTGATTCCTACATTTCTCCTTATGCCATCAGAGTGGAGATACGGACGGATGTAGTTGTAATCCAGGTCATAACCTAGATCTCTGTAGAATTCCCTATAGCGAAAATCTCCAGGGTAACCGGTCTCAGCGCTCCACACCTGCAGGGAAGACTCAACGTCGCGGCCAAATGCTACCACTCCCGAAGGGCAATAGACCGGAGCAAAAACAGCATAGCGGGGTCGGGGAGTGCCGTAGATAATCCCGTGAGTGTCGAGAAAGAAGAATCGCAAATTCTCTTCTTTTAGAATTTCGTCGTCTCCTGGATTGTAGGCGCACTCGGAGAGCCAAATTCCCTTTGGCCGATGACCAAATTTAAATAGATGGTCTCGCATTGCTATCCTTACCTGAGCTCGAACAGCACGGCGGTATACCATAAGAGGGAGAAATCCATGAGTGGCGCAACAGGTTATGACTTCAATTTTTCCCAGGTCCTGGAATTTACGGAAAGCATTGAGGAGATTCCCATTATACTTCTCTTCGAAAATAAACCGCACTTCTTTCAATCTCTTCTCATACATTTGGGCAGCTTCCTGAAACTCAGGCTGTTTTCTTACGCGGATTTGTTCCTTCTCCGTTAGCTCAATCAACTTAGACAAATGACGCAAATATCGACTCTGAAGTAAAGGGTCGGAAAACATTGCTGTCAAGGTTGGGCTAATGGAAATGGTCAGTCTGAAATCTACTCCGTCATTTATTAATCCATCTAAAACCCTAATTAGAGGAATATATGTTTCAGTTAGAGCTTCGTAGAGCCAATCTTCTTCAAGAAAGTCCTCGTGTTCAGGATGGCGAACAAAAGGAAGATGGGCGTGAAGGAGAAGACATAAGTATCCTTTTTCCATAGTTTTTTCCTGGATCATAATGTGAATGCTATTTGGGCTTACGGGAGGTAGGGATAGGAGAGCCTACGCCAAGAGGTAAGATTTCTTCCAGACGCCGGGAAAGGATTTTCATTGCCTCCTCAGTGCTTAAGCCAGACTTATCAAGATGCATCTTTTTTACCAGTTTCTCAAACTCTTCTTTTACAATCATCCATTCCTCGTCGCCGATTTCGGATATCTTTCCTTTGGGCAGGGAAACCGCGTTGGAACGGGCAAGGGTGATGAACTCACCCTCTTCAGTTAGAAGTCCGATGTCGCTCAAGTAGGTACGGCCACTTTCTGGCACTTGAAAATACCAATTACCGATTTCTGAATATACTTTCACATCAAATTGCTTATGAGCGTTTCTGCCATTGAACACAATATCAGTCACATCATAAAATCTAAGGGTTAAGCTGCTTCTGGAAAATATCCCCTCTCCTCGTTTCTTCCTGGTTTCTTCTTTACTTACCTCATTAATCTCCCAATAGGCATAAATCCATCTGGGATCGCGGGGTAAAAGAGCTATTTTAGTCTCTCCATAACGTTCCTGAAGCGGGGCACCCCGGTCAATGAATAGACTTACCCTTTCTTCCTTTTCAGCTGGAGGAGGTGGCTGGAGAGAAGTTTTGGCAGTTTCTGGCTCGCTTTCTTCCTTAAAGATAATCTTCTTATACCTTTCTTTTGCTCCCTTTACTCCGTACTTACTGACCAGTTTCTGCCAGGGCGTTAATTTTCTATATTTTCTGGCCTTTTTTCTCTTTTTCATGTCAATTATATTTACCAAATCCAAAGCCTTTTGTCAAGAAAATTCTGGGGATTGATGTTACAATGCTTAATTATTTTTTTCTGTTATGCTTGATTGCTTGAGAAGATGCTCGAGTAGGCTTAAAGGGAGAGGCTAATTATCTCTATATTCCCTGATTCAGCATCTATAGTTAATAGTCTGTTATGCAGCAGTTTATCGATTCCCAGCAGGACCTTTATGACTTCTTGGGCCTGAAACGAAGCAACGATACTGGCTGTAGTAGGAGGAGTTCCCAGGTCACTCTCACTTCCCACCTCTGGAGCCCTATCGCGTGAACCATAAATCCTTATCAATCCTTCATCTTCTGGCAATATGGTGGTGACCTGTCCGTAGAATCCGGCTATAGCGCCGTGAACTAAGGGAAGACCTTCTTTTTTAGATGCTGCTTCTAAGATAAAACGGGCGCCTATTTCACCTAAAGCGTCCACAATGACATTTGCCCCTTTTATCAATCGGGTGGCATTCTCTTCGGTAATATGACGAGAAAAAGAAGTCACTTCAACTCCTGAGTTAATCTGCCCTACTCTCTCCACTGCTGCCTGAGACTTATTCTGTCTAAGGTTCTTTTCCTGACAGAGCAGATGTCGATTGATATTACTATCTTCAAAGGAGTCTCCATCAACTACTATGAGATGTCCCACACCCATTCTAGCCAAGAGCTCCGTAACTGTTCCTCCCAGACCTCCGGCACCAGCTATAACCACTTTTGACCTGAGTAGCTTAATTTGACCCTCGATTCCCACTGTTCCGATATTTCTCTGGTAGCGTTCAGGAACTACCTCCTTCTCTAAGGCAGCAATTTCTACTTCTTTTCCCAGAACTTTCTTCTTATTGGCAATCTTTCTTACTGCTTCGATAGAGAGGCTTTCATACTCCTTTCCATCGGGAGCGATTGCCTTTCGGACCAGGCTTCTTATTTCCTCAAAGAGTCCATTTGCCATAGTTTCAACCACTCGCAATCTTAGGCAGATTTTACTCAGATTAAGAAAAAAATATCATAAATTAACTGTTATTGTCAACTTAAATTTATGTTGATTTTATTTAAAAGTTTTGTTAGTATACATTATAAATTACACTGGTCGGTCGTCCTTTAGGATGACGAGGAGTAGCGAAGCAGAGCTTCGCGTTTTGGCACTCTGTCCCGAGGCCGGGACCGAATCGGGAAAGAGTGCCTGACCGCACAGACAGGGAATAGAAATGCGGATTCTGGTGACTAATGATGATGGAATACATGGTAAGGGGTTTGAGTCCCTGGTTCGAGCATTATCAACACTTGGTGAAG includes these proteins:
- a CDS encoding tetratricopeptide repeat protein is translated as IAKSPEDTFSSESQYKIGESYEKMGNNDLAQEAFQKILQKYPQSIAAARIHLRDGILLEEKKDYKKAIEKYRLATNLARNEVGAEAQKRIGDCYYFRKDYHNAMVEYLKVVYLYDKYTYFAAPAQYMAGESNGKERFWEEARKAYKKVIENYPETEWAKKAQTELERIADK
- a CDS encoding TonB-dependent receptor: MPIRKIIFFIGILIFLFLCKPNAGAEAEKPTEEKPAFELPEVVIIGEDQSRVIIGGERQPLIDQPFLKKVEVGLEPMAKISPLSFPPRKENIIDFSFAYGSFDALKANLSYGRQIGDKTYYLLGIGKYKTDGEFPGRRYNQDSAFLELGFKPVEKLDLKIATSGLLKDYRLSNSAITQNLDLFNVELGMEGRIREGSNLGCQFFGQIANLKNNDKAKSEIGGARLQARIGLTERNLLNLEAQLYQESLRLGGDRRRYSISYISLSDEFLLFERLWVNLGLEYKEKSKPLTSYLYPTGRLSYELVPNFNLWVKYKPEMAVPLFDELYIDNDYTEVNLDLLPQKRKFSLEEGMEYKLRENLSGNISFFQRRFRNFIALSDNGMIGSWQNISNVYSEGVEASLVYTPTDNFTQTLRYVYERIEDEDQPDEKVPYRPFHSLKISSLYSYKPLSVVLSILMQSERYYNRYQSLPFYWTLETEISYRVAKQLLIFVQGENLLQEKYAERFGYPLDHSKFFGGLKLKF
- a CDS encoding MotA/TolQ/ExbB proton channel family protein; the protein is MLNYFLRGGIMMYPLFIASVLALAIIINKLQVLSRAKTGERELMGRIKGLVDQKRVEQAVAVCNNSKGPVASILKAGLSQYDKGQKTMEVAFETQASEEVPRLENYLPALATIAAVSTLMGFTGTVLGMIRAFDSIAAASATSPAIVASGISEALITTATGLLIAIPTLLFYRYFVHRVDRFVSEVERYCREVIRILIPG
- a CDS encoding biopolymer transporter ExbD, coding for MQFRRPRTLSTHLDIAPMADVVFLLLIFFMLSTSFVVQPGIQVRLPKAVTSEIQLKKDLVLTITAENILFLNEEPVTLDGLGEALQAAFAQRKDRLLIIKADQEVKHGLVVHAMDIAKLNGADRLAIATEPKLL
- a CDS encoding energy transducer TonB, with the protein product MFADRNFRLSLVISFILHLLMLIYIPITQRHRPPVRFVEVSLVSFPAIRPTEPGYPKALALARPRTDIRPAPGVDVWTPGEGEPLAILGPETKITLSEVPAPEPELGEKISMLPGEGRFTMEGVKITPGVHDRGGIFVGKGEAQEFAITGPVSRRGIVRRVYPQYPKWAEEAGVSGEVRLKFWVLPDGLVNRVEVTQTTGYPDLDQIASQAMKKWLFEPLSPKEKKIVQWGTITLKFKLE
- the smpB gene encoding SsrA-binding protein SmpB; protein product: MKKIISTNKKALHEYEILETYESGIVLVGSEVKSLREGKAALKGGFGLIEGEEAFLYNVHISPYEKSSTKDYDPKRKRKLLLHKHEIKRLMGRVQQRGLTLVPLEMYFKRGNAKVSLGLARGKKTYDKREALKRREAEREVRRSMKDRYK
- a CDS encoding response regulator, encoding MNRKSKILIIDDDPDALETMTAVLETRDYQVLTALSGLEGISKASKEKPDLIMMDVLMPEVDGFATCKMIKENEEIKNIPVILLTGTGMVGDMEKGFAAGASDFMIKPIDWDALFLKIKKLIP
- a CDS encoding N-acetylmuramoyl-L-alanine amidase, whose product is MKKLFLCGLILIFCFSLASAQEQLAKIEVVTAEKTYSDIDLLLIAGMGYLKINDVAEVFDGKVDFDPVKNKASLELSQGKVEFFVDSTEVIIDNIKRKMKKETKIIEGRVWIPLEVVVTKAFGEVLGGQVSWDYAGKTLSTVEKMPGAPLKEEEEEVPPPEPEITAPVSPVEGVKKQRVRTIVIDPGHGGKDPGAIGPRGTKEKDVVLRIAHKLAKELHKNLKTRVILTRYHDVFLPLADRTAIANQQKADLFISIHCNASLKSRTKGFEVYFLSDEVSDEEAQAVANMENAVMALEERTEERNELSSILWSLTMNEFMNESSELCSLICSEVDRKLRDVENRGVKQAGFTVLRGAKMPAILVEAAFISNRSGERRLKSSKFQKSVVESICTGVKEYKEWVERW
- the murI gene encoding glutamate racemase; translation: MVEKPVGVFDSGVGGLTVVSQLFRILPQEDIIYFGDTAHLPYGSKSKEAVTHYSLDIANFLKTQKVKIIIVACNTASSFALSSLKENIETPVIGVIEPGARAAIDATRNFKIGIIGTEGTIKSRAFEEALKKIDKNVKVFSQACPLFVPLVEEGWLDKPETSQIAEKYLSPLKDKDIDTLILGCTHYPLLKELLSRIMGQEISLIDTAEATAKAVKRMLEEKKLLRKGNRKAVYKFFVSDDPEKFLQLGRRFLGKSMDKAERVNLAEMG
- the queD gene encoding 6-carboxytetrahydropterin synthase QueD, whose product is MYEVMVEGSFSAAHNLRGYRKKCEKLHGHNWKVEVGIRGEKLDKTGMLIDFREVKDYLERIMGKLDHKYLNEISHFKVTNPTSENIARFIYNELKSRLKGSLYMVSKVTVWESDTTSATYFQDKKNVE
- a CDS encoding secondary thiamine-phosphate synthase enzyme YjbQ yields the protein MLNRLSIRTHSRSELMDITPLVRDIVHKSKIENGLCYVFVPHTTAGITINENADPSVRQDILMGLDKLVPWQGDYTHLEGNAAAHIKASLVGSSETIPIEKGDLVLGTWQGVFFAEFDGPRRREVWIKIKKGSE